Proteins from a single region of Malaclemys terrapin pileata isolate rMalTer1 chromosome 23, rMalTer1.hap1, whole genome shotgun sequence:
- the APOF gene encoding apolipoprotein F, whose product MHHPLLHFCLFLLCHELHGHRLPPPGGAAGTVKPPGMEVAPLPTSPDMPSSHQAAARVFLDSLLGRLPQPGLPGVGVSCQDLLPEALEGFSQLPPLPQTLASAALALSLQGAGCPRQAEGLVLRLYGAVGMDDANALLLGIAGRPGSPSQGKRGRTALLFNVDQLAGVGPRRCSGLAQIDSSLLLGPVASTHTTFPDAAMACHRLGPACAGVTSNGTTSFSVIGQPGAYALPGRGVQAWLHRCRGAGRKRRGSPEACSSARERKVHGILEWVPVVSTYYNVGTSIYYAFQNCTELAKERGIEAALDLSYDALLGLLGTAGGNLGVGIAVGLKPAVKVGVRSLISYFRQVEPSDPPAHELLQPRHHSRLLRAAIGLGVNKAGRCPFFEPSAGVHDGSGWGGAEEGSCLHVRRVWWVSAQAPVASSLSRSGHGGWSHSGQFPAPCGVLWGGGKDPARHLPTQHEYLCLKSIMGI is encoded by the coding sequence ATGcaccacccacttctccacttctgcctcttcctgctgTGCCATGAGCTACATGGGCACCGGCTGCCCCCACCAGGAGGCGCCGCTGGGACCGTCAAGCCCCCAGGGATGGAAgtcgcccccctccccacttctcccGACATGCCCAGCTCCCATCAGGCTGCTGCCAGGGTGTTCCTCGACTCCCTCCTGGGGCGGCttccccagccggggctcccaggGGTGGGGGTCTCCTGCCAGGACTTGCTGCCCGAGGCCCTGGAGGGTTTCTCCCAGCTCCCGCCGCTGCCCCAGACCCTCGCCAGCGCGGCCTTAGCCCTCTCCCTCCAAGGGGCtggctgcccccgccaggccgaGGGGCTGGTGCTGCGGCTCTACGGGGCGGTGGGGATGGATGATGCCAACGCGCTGCTGCTGGGGATAGCAGGACGCCCAGGAAGCCCCAGCCAGGGCAAGAGAGGCAGGACCGCCCTGCTCTTCAATGTGGATCAGCTGGCAGGGGTGGGCCCCCGGCGTTGCTCGGGCCTGGCCCAGATcgacagctccctgctgctgggccCGGTGGCCAGCACCCACACCACCTTCCCAGACGCCGCCATGGCCTGCCACAGGCTGGGCCCTGCCTGTGCCGGCGTGACCTCCAACGGGACCACCTCCTTCTCGGTGATCGGACAGCCCGGCGCCTACGCCCTGCCGGGCCGAGGGGTCCAGGCCTGGCTCCACCGGTGccgcggggcagggaggaagcGGCGCGGGAGCCCGGAGGCCTGCAGCAGCGCGCGGGAGCGGAAGGTGCATGGCATACTGGAGTGGGTGCCCGTGGTCAGCACTTACTACAACGTGGGCACCAGCATCTACTACGCCTTCCAGAACTGCACGGAGCTGGCCAAGGAGCGGGGCATCGAGGCGGCCCTGGACCTGAGCTACGACGCCCTCCTGGGGCTCTTGGGCACGGCAGGGGGCAACTTGGGCGTCGGCATAGCCGTGGGGCTGAAGCCGGCCGTCAAAGTGGGGGTGCGGTCGCTGATTAGCTACTTCCGGCAGGTGGAGCCATCCGACCCCCCTGCCCACGAGCTCCTTCAGCCCCGTCACCACAGCCGGCTCCTTCGTGCCGCCATCGGTCTGGGTGTGAATAAAGCAGGGCGCTGCCCATTCTTTGAGCCCAGTGCTGGTGTCCATGATGGGAGCGGCTGGGGGGGCGCCGAGGAGGGGAGCTGCCTCCACGTGCGaagagtttggtgggtctcagcccaggccCCGGTGGCCAGCTCTCTCAGCCGCAGTGGGCACGGGGGCTGGAGTCACTCTGGCCAATTTCCAGCCCCCTGCGgggtgctctggggaggagggaaggacccTGCCCGCCACTTGCCAACTCAGCATGAGTACCTGTGCTTGAAATCGATAATGGGCATCTGA